Proteins encoded by one window of Blautia luti:
- a CDS encoding IS66 family transposase yields the protein MPDTYDHITLMCRLKAAQRRNKELESGERYIQLEELHQKEYNVYEHKIEKLKKELADAHKETIRVRNYWLQVLEDMLREFEKAQKRSAQELRKMEIRALNAEKQRDDALDKAAVFRHQFYEAASRLEEEQGKNLKLRAQINRDYENSSIPSSKAVRRKKITNNREKTGRKPGGQPGHKGHCRKRQEPTQPVILLPPPEEVLEDCAFKKTARTIIKQMVSIRMVLNVMEYHADVYYNSHTGERAHAAFPDGVIDDVNYDGSIRAFLFLLNNDCCTSIDKSRAFLSDLTGGKLNISKGMISRLNREFALKTEPERRSAYADMLLSPVMHTDCTNARENGKSCQVYVCATPDGKALYFAREKKGHEGVKGTVTEDYQGILVHDHDITFYNYGADHQECLAHVLRYLKASMENEPDRTWNKKMHALVQEMVHFRNGCRQPHGPDPEIVSGFEKRYREILETARKEYEDIPANDYYKDGYNLFLRMEKYMHNHLLFLHDIRVPATNNEAERLLRNYKRKQAQAVTFRSFESIDYLCQCMSMLVLMRLEDPANIYDRVSRIFG from the coding sequence ATGCCTGATACTTATGATCATATCACTCTCATGTGTCGGCTGAAAGCTGCACAACGCAGAAACAAAGAACTGGAATCTGGCGAAAGATATATCCAGTTAGAAGAACTTCATCAGAAAGAGTACAACGTTTATGAACATAAGATTGAGAAGCTGAAAAAAGAACTTGCAGATGCGCACAAAGAAACGATCCGTGTGCGCAATTACTGGCTTCAGGTACTGGAGGATATGCTCCGAGAGTTTGAAAAGGCACAAAAAAGGTCCGCGCAGGAACTCCGAAAAATGGAGATCCGTGCACTGAATGCAGAAAAGCAAAGAGATGATGCACTGGATAAAGCAGCCGTTTTCAGACATCAGTTTTATGAAGCGGCATCCAGACTGGAAGAAGAACAGGGAAAGAATCTGAAACTACGGGCACAGATCAACCGCGATTATGAAAACTCTTCTATTCCTTCTTCAAAAGCAGTACGACGTAAAAAGATCACAAACAACAGGGAAAAAACAGGCAGAAAACCAGGCGGGCAGCCTGGCCACAAAGGGCACTGCCGGAAAAGGCAGGAGCCTACGCAGCCAGTTATCCTCCTTCCTCCACCTGAAGAAGTGCTCGAAGACTGTGCTTTTAAAAAGACTGCCAGGACCATCATAAAGCAGATGGTAAGTATCCGTATGGTCCTGAATGTAATGGAATATCATGCAGATGTTTATTATAACAGTCATACGGGAGAACGTGCACATGCAGCATTTCCAGATGGAGTTATCGATGATGTGAATTATGATGGCAGCATACGGGCTTTTCTGTTCCTTCTGAACAATGACTGCTGTACATCCATTGATAAGAGCAGAGCTTTTCTGTCCGACCTGACGGGTGGAAAACTGAATATTTCCAAAGGCATGATAAGCAGACTAAACCGGGAGTTTGCTTTAAAAACTGAGCCTGAACGCAGGTCTGCCTATGCAGATATGCTGCTTTCCCCTGTTATGCATACGGATTGTACAAATGCCAGGGAAAACGGAAAGAGCTGCCAGGTATATGTCTGTGCAACCCCGGACGGAAAAGCCCTGTACTTTGCCCGCGAGAAAAAGGGACACGAAGGAGTAAAGGGTACGGTTACAGAAGACTATCAGGGGATCCTTGTCCATGACCATGATATTACCTTTTATAATTATGGAGCAGATCATCAGGAATGCCTTGCCCATGTACTGCGGTATCTGAAAGCCAGCATGGAGAATGAACCAGACCGTACCTGGAATAAAAAAATGCATGCACTGGTGCAGGAAATGGTCCACTTCCGAAATGGATGCCGGCAGCCACACGGGCCAGATCCGGAAATAGTCTCCGGATTCGAAAAACGATACCGTGAGATACTGGAAACTGCCCGGAAAGAATATGAAGACATTCCGGCAAATGATTATTATAAAGACGGGTACAATTTATTCCTGAGAATGGAGAAATACATGCACAACCATCTGTTGTTCCTGCATGATATCCGGGTACCTGCCACGAATAATGAAGCCGAAAGGCTTCTAAGGAATTATAAGCGGAAACAGGCGCAGGCCGTGACATTCAGAAGTTTCGAAAGCATCGATTATCTCTGCCAATGCATGAGCATGCTTGTTTTGATGCGCCTTGAAGATCCGGCAAATATATATGACAGAGTGTCCAGAATATTTGGATAA
- a CDS encoding AEC family transporter, producing the protein MEILEIILPVLVMVILGMACRKGKLLTQSGIDNMKTLVTNIMLPVAIFHALATAEYSKETGILVLIMFVMLVISFGIGFLLKPFMEETYRKYLPFMVCVYEGGMMAYPLYTSLCGSENLSQIAVLDIAGLLFGFSIYMGLLGQTENGEKFNIKNLLFSALKTPAFVASVLGIIAGLSGVISRLIEGPLGGTYLSVENILTVSVSSIILLTVGYSIELTPELIKPCIKTIIMRVCLQAVMMAGVLLAVKYFVGSSRLLNLAVIMYMSSPATFSLQTFLKKKESSAYASTTNSLYCIVSILVYMAAAVFSLQ; encoded by the coding sequence ATGGAAATCCTGGAGATTATTTTACCGGTATTGGTTATGGTCATACTGGGAATGGCGTGCAGAAAAGGAAAATTGTTGACGCAGAGCGGTATTGACAACATGAAGACCCTGGTGACTAATATTATGCTGCCGGTTGCGATTTTTCATGCTCTGGCAACTGCGGAATACAGCAAGGAAACAGGAATCCTGGTATTGATCATGTTTGTGATGCTGGTGATCTCATTTGGAATTGGATTTTTGCTGAAGCCGTTTATGGAAGAGACATATAGAAAATATCTTCCGTTTATGGTCTGTGTGTATGAGGGAGGAATGATGGCATACCCTTTATATACCAGTTTATGTGGCAGTGAAAATCTGTCCCAGATCGCAGTGCTTGATATTGCGGGATTACTTTTTGGATTCAGCATCTATATGGGACTTCTGGGTCAGACCGAAAACGGAGAGAAATTTAATATCAAAAATTTGCTTTTCAGTGCATTGAAGACCCCTGCATTTGTGGCAAGTGTTCTCGGAATTATTGCCGGATTATCCGGAGTTATCAGCAGACTGATTGAGGGACCACTTGGCGGAACTTATCTGAGTGTGGAAAACATTTTGACGGTGTCTGTTTCTTCCATTATTCTTCTGACTGTAGGATACAGTATAGAACTGACTCCGGAACTGATAAAACCATGTATTAAGACGATTATCATGCGCGTGTGCCTGCAGGCAGTTATGATGGCAGGAGTTCTGCTGGCTGTGAAGTACTTTGTGGGAAGTTCCAGACTACTGAATCTGGCAGTTATCATGTATATGTCATCACCGGCTACGTTCAGTCTTCAGACGTTTTTGAAGAAAAAAGAGAGCAGTGCATATGCATCTACTACCAATTCACTTTACTGTATTGTGTCTATTTTGGTTTATATGGCAGCGGCAGTTTTTTCATTGCAGTAA
- a CDS encoding ABC transporter ATP-binding protein, whose translation MILEAKNLSFRYEEKGRQILNQFSLRADSSERVGIVAPSGFGKTTLCKLLAGYEEPESGEILLDGKQLQSYKGYCPVQMIWQHPEQAVNPRFRMRAVFEEGDQVDPALMEKLGIEPDWLNRFPTELSGGELQRFCIARALGKRTRFLLADEISTMLDLITQSQIWHFLIEETQRRGIGMIVVSHDAELVEKVCTRVVKLDKKQ comes from the coding sequence ATGATACTTGAAGCAAAGAATCTTTCTTTTCGTTATGAAGAAAAGGGGAGACAGATTTTAAATCAGTTCAGTTTGCGTGCAGACAGCAGTGAAAGAGTAGGAATCGTAGCTCCAAGCGGATTTGGAAAAACGACTTTATGTAAGCTGCTGGCAGGATACGAAGAACCGGAAAGCGGCGAAATCCTGTTGGATGGAAAACAACTACAGTCCTATAAAGGGTACTGCCCGGTACAGATGATCTGGCAGCATCCGGAACAGGCAGTGAATCCGAGGTTTCGGATGCGGGCAGTCTTCGAAGAAGGTGACCAGGTGGATCCGGCACTTATGGAGAAACTGGGAATAGAACCGGACTGGCTGAATCGTTTCCCAACAGAACTTTCCGGTGGTGAACTGCAGAGATTTTGTATTGCAAGGGCACTTGGAAAGAGAACCCGGTTTCTGTTGGCGGACGAGATCAGTACTATGCTGGACCTCATTACTCAAAGCCAGATCTGGCATTTTCTGATAGAAGAAACCCAGAGACGGGGAATTGGGATGATCGTGGTCAGTCATGATGCGGAACTGGTGGAGAAAGTGTGTACCAGAGTAGTGAAACTGGATAAAAAGCAATAG
- a CDS encoding ABC transporter ATP-binding protein produces MKISFCQYQKGMHQTELPVISDLNVTVRAGEMVAIVGSSGSGKSLLAHGILGILPYNASMKGGIQYCGEPLTEKKIRKLRGKEIVLVPQSTSYLDPLMKVGQQICKGKKDPEKKRKLDRIFEKYSLDKKVQEQYPFELSGGMTRRIMISTALIETPKLVIADEPTPGLDPKLARRAMEHFRQLADMGAAVLIITHDLELALETADRIQVFYAGYTVEDAMAEDFAKEETLRHPYTKALWRAMPKNGFHYIDGVQPYARDRKQGCPFAPRCEKCTDRCQEKEIPWRLAGNGYVRCIYDT; encoded by the coding sequence ATGAAGATTTCTTTCTGCCAGTATCAGAAAGGAATGCATCAGACGGAACTTCCGGTGATCAGCGATTTAAATGTTACGGTTCGTGCAGGGGAGATGGTTGCAATCGTGGGTTCCTCCGGCTCAGGGAAGAGTCTTCTGGCGCATGGAATATTGGGAATCCTGCCCTATAATGCATCCATGAAGGGCGGGATTCAATATTGTGGGGAACCGCTGACAGAGAAAAAAATCAGGAAACTTCGTGGAAAAGAAATCGTTCTGGTTCCGCAGAGTACATCTTATCTGGATCCACTTATGAAAGTAGGACAGCAAATCTGCAAAGGGAAAAAAGATCCGGAAAAGAAGAGAAAGCTCGACCGTATTTTTGAGAAGTATTCGTTGGATAAAAAGGTGCAGGAACAGTATCCATTTGAATTGTCAGGCGGAATGACGAGACGGATCATGATTTCCACGGCATTGATCGAAACACCGAAACTGGTCATCGCAGATGAGCCGACACCGGGACTGGACCCGAAGCTTGCCAGACGTGCGATGGAGCATTTCAGGCAGCTTGCAGATATGGGGGCAGCAGTACTCATCATTACCCATGATCTGGAACTGGCACTTGAGACAGCAGACCGGATTCAGGTGTTTTATGCAGGATATACGGTTGAAGATGCAATGGCAGAGGATTTTGCGAAGGAAGAAACCCTGCGGCATCCCTATACAAAAGCGTTGTGGAGGGCTATGCCGAAGAATGGATTTCATTACATTGACGGGGTACAGCCGTATGCCAGAGACAGGAAACAGGGATGTCCGTTTGCTCCACGATGTGAGAAATGTACGGACAGATGTCAGGAGAAAGAGATTCCATGGCGGCTGGCAGGAAACGGCTATGTGAGGTGCATTTATGATACTTGA
- a CDS encoding ABC transporter permease, which translates to MVFLIVAIGFLTAVCIGGFFCKEAAQATDFSRKNLPPCLSYPFGTDWLGRDMFARTVRGLSISIIIGICAATFSAVMAFILGVVSATMRKTADAVVTWFIDLVMGIPHMLLLILICVACGRGLKGVILGVALTHWTSLARLIRGEVLQLKEQIYIKTAKKLGKSNLYIAMKHMVPHLLPQFIVGLVLLFPHAILHESSITFLGFGLSNEQPAIGIILSEAMKYLVTGKWWLALFPGIMLILTVVCFFTMGENLRMLLDPASAHE; encoded by the coding sequence ATAGTTTTCCTGATTGTAGCAATAGGTTTTCTGACAGCTGTCTGTATCGGTGGATTTTTCTGTAAGGAAGCGGCACAGGCAACAGACTTTTCCAGAAAGAATCTGCCACCCTGTCTGAGTTATCCGTTCGGAACAGACTGGCTTGGAAGAGATATGTTTGCCAGAACAGTCAGAGGGCTTTCTATCAGCATTATTATCGGAATCTGTGCTGCTACATTCAGTGCAGTTATGGCATTTATCCTGGGAGTTGTTTCGGCAACAATGAGAAAAACAGCAGACGCTGTTGTGACCTGGTTTATTGATCTGGTGATGGGAATCCCGCATATGCTGCTTCTGATCCTTATCTGCGTGGCATGTGGAAGAGGATTAAAGGGTGTGATCCTTGGAGTGGCTTTGACACACTGGACTTCTCTGGCGAGACTGATCAGAGGGGAAGTGCTGCAGTTAAAGGAGCAGATTTATATAAAAACAGCAAAGAAACTGGGAAAAAGTAACCTGTATATTGCCATGAAACATATGGTGCCGCATCTGTTGCCACAGTTTATTGTAGGACTGGTATTGCTTTTTCCTCATGCAATTCTCCATGAATCCAGTATTACATTTCTGGGATTTGGCCTGTCGAATGAGCAGCCTGCAATCGGAATTATTCTCTCTGAGGCAATGAAATATCTGGTGACAGGGAAATGGTGGCTTGCATTATTCCCGGGAATCATGCTGATCCTTACAGTAGTATGCTTTTTTACAATGGGTGAAAATCTCCGTATGCTGCTTGATCCGGCCAGTGCACATGAATAG
- a CDS encoding ABC transporter permease translates to MNSTTGKFIFRNFIKMLLLLFAVSIAAFALMTASPIDPLKANVGQTALGSMSQEQIAKLEEYWGVGKPPVQRYLAWFKDFVRGDMGVSLLYRQKVTTVIAVKLGNSLFLMITAWVLSGLIGFLLGALSGMKRGKPIDKVIKGYCLLISSTPAFWIAMLLLMIFGVWMKILPIGLSVPIGVEASGVTFLDRVRHAILPAVTLSVTGISNIAMHTREKMIDICDSDYVLFARARGESTWEIFRNHGLRNVLGPAMTLQFASISEIFGGSVLVEQVFSYPGLGQAAVSAGLGSDMPLLMAITIISALFVFGGNLIANILYGVIDPRIRRGGVVR, encoded by the coding sequence TTGAACAGTACAACAGGAAAATTTATTTTCAGAAATTTTATAAAAATGCTGCTGCTTCTGTTTGCAGTAAGTATTGCAGCATTTGCACTTATGACGGCTTCTCCCATTGATCCATTGAAAGCTAATGTGGGACAGACTGCTCTTGGAAGTATGAGCCAGGAGCAGATTGCGAAACTTGAGGAATACTGGGGCGTGGGAAAGCCGCCGGTGCAGCGGTATCTGGCATGGTTTAAAGACTTTGTAAGGGGAGATATGGGAGTATCTCTCCTTTACCGTCAGAAAGTAACCACAGTGATTGCTGTCAAACTCGGAAATTCACTGTTTCTGATGATCACAGCGTGGGTTCTGTCAGGCTTGATCGGATTCCTGCTGGGTGCTCTGTCAGGAATGAAACGTGGAAAACCGATTGATAAAGTGATTAAAGGATATTGCCTGCTTATTTCCAGTACACCTGCTTTCTGGATTGCAATGCTTCTTCTGATGATCTTCGGGGTGTGGATGAAGATACTGCCGATTGGATTAAGTGTTCCAATTGGTGTGGAAGCCAGCGGAGTTACTTTTCTGGATCGTGTGCGTCATGCGATTCTTCCGGCAGTGACGTTGTCTGTTACCGGGATTTCCAATATTGCCATGCACACCAGAGAAAAAATGATCGATATCTGCGATAGTGATTATGTACTCTTTGCCAGAGCAAGAGGGGAGAGTACCTGGGAGATTTTCAGAAATCATGGACTCCGCAATGTGCTGGGACCTGCCATGACATTGCAGTTTGCTTCAATCAGCGAAATCTTTGGCGGGTCAGTACTGGTAGAACAGGTTTTTTCCTATCCGGGGCTTGGACAGGCAGCAGTCAGTGCGGGACTTGGAAGCGATATGCCACTTTTGATGGCAATTACGATCATCAGTGCTTTATTTGTGTTTGGCGGGAATCTGATCGCGAATATTCTCTATGGTGTAATTGATCCAAGAATACGAAGAGGAGGTGTGGTGAGGTGA
- a CDS encoding ABC transporter substrate-binding protein yields the protein MKRKLLAILTAVCMTVSFAGGTAAVYAAQEQSTGKDEVIVTMPTTSEPEAGFDPAYGWGAGEHVHEPLIQSTLTVTNTDLSIGMDLATDYSVSEDGLTWAVKIRDDVKFTDGEPLTADDVAFTYNNCRDNSSVNDFSMLKEAVAVDDTTVEFHMNTPFAVWPYTMAIVGIVPEHAYDENYGQNPIGSGRYIMKQWDKGQQVIFEANPDYYGEAPTMKKVTVLFMEEDAALAAAQAGTVDVAHTAASYSDMTVDGYDLFSVQTVDNRGFNLPATEAAEIDGVTYGNDFTSDVEVRRAINIGIDREEMIQNVLNGYGTPAYSVCDKMPWYNEEAEVEYDQDKARELLDAAGWETGDDGIREKDGIRAELTMLYPASDSVRQALAEDTKNQLTELGIEVTTEGVDWDTAYTRAESEPLVWGWGAHTPMELYNIYHTMSETGLAEYSPYSNETVDKYMDEALESSDLESSYDLWKKAQWDGETGITQDGDIPWIWLCNIDHLYFVKDGLKIADQKIHPHGHGWSIVNNVDQWTWE from the coding sequence ATGAAGAGAAAATTACTGGCAATTCTGACTGCGGTCTGTATGACGGTCTCATTTGCGGGAGGAACTGCGGCAGTGTATGCTGCGCAGGAACAGAGTACAGGAAAAGATGAAGTAATCGTGACAATGCCGACAACATCAGAACCGGAAGCAGGTTTTGACCCTGCATATGGATGGGGAGCAGGAGAGCATGTACACGAGCCGTTGATTCAGAGTACTCTGACTGTTACAAACACGGATCTGTCCATAGGAATGGATCTTGCAACCGATTATTCAGTAAGCGAAGACGGACTGACATGGGCTGTGAAAATCCGTGATGATGTGAAATTTACAGACGGTGAGCCGCTGACAGCAGACGATGTGGCATTTACATACAATAACTGTCGTGACAACAGCTCCGTGAATGATTTTTCCATGCTGAAAGAAGCAGTGGCAGTGGATGATACTACAGTAGAGTTTCATATGAATACTCCGTTTGCTGTCTGGCCGTATACTATGGCAATCGTAGGAATCGTACCGGAACACGCATATGATGAAAATTATGGTCAGAATCCGATTGGTTCCGGTCGTTATATCATGAAACAGTGGGATAAAGGACAGCAGGTCATTTTTGAAGCAAATCCGGATTATTACGGAGAAGCACCGACGATGAAGAAAGTGACTGTGCTTTTTATGGAAGAGGATGCGGCACTGGCAGCAGCGCAGGCAGGAACGGTAGATGTTGCACATACAGCAGCTTCTTATTCAGATATGACTGTGGACGGATACGATCTGTTCAGTGTACAGACGGTTGATAACCGTGGATTTAATCTTCCGGCAACAGAGGCAGCAGAGATTGATGGCGTAACTTATGGAAATGATTTTACCAGTGATGTGGAAGTCAGACGTGCGATCAATATTGGAATTGACCGTGAGGAAATGATTCAGAATGTACTGAATGGTTACGGAACACCTGCATACAGTGTATGTGACAAGATGCCATGGTATAACGAAGAGGCAGAAGTTGAATATGATCAGGACAAGGCCAGGGAACTTCTGGACGCAGCAGGATGGGAAACCGGGGATGACGGTATCCGTGAGAAAGACGGCATCCGCGCAGAACTGACTATGCTTTATCCGGCATCTGATTCTGTACGTCAGGCACTGGCAGAAGATACGAAGAATCAGCTTACCGAACTTGGAATCGAAGTGACGACTGAGGGTGTTGACTGGGATACCGCTTATACCAGAGCAGAATCAGAACCGCTTGTGTGGGGATGGGGAGCACATACACCGATGGAACTTTACAACATCTATCATACGATGAGCGAAACAGGACTGGCAGAATATTCTCCGTATTCCAATGAAACAGTTGATAAATATATGGATGAAGCACTGGAATCCAGTGATTTGGAGAGCTCTTATGATCTATGGAAAAAGGCACAGTGGGATGGTGAGACAGGGATTACACAGGATGGTGATATCCCCTGGATCTGGCTTTGCAATATTGATCATCTGTATTTCGTGAAAGACGGTCTTAAGATCGCAGATCAGAAAATCCATCCGCATGGACATGGCTGGTCAATTGTAAATAATGTAGATCAGTGGACATGGGAATAG
- a CDS encoding ABC transporter ATP-binding protein has translation MTDTILRAEHLTKTFISGKKALTAVDDTSFELEQGECLGIVGESGSGKSTIAKMITHLESITEGRVILKGKDITHVKGKELREIYQDMQMVFQMPMESFDPRCTLGDGIGESLRNMGLSRAETRRKVAELLEKCGLEKEYADRYPHQVSGGQCQRAAIARALAVNPSILICDEATSALDVTVQKQILELLIELKQKENLSFILICHDLALVQVFCDRVLVLYHGKTVECGTPDEIINHPKMDYTRKLIDSVL, from the coding sequence GTGACAGATACAATTTTAAGAGCAGAACATCTTACGAAGACATTTATATCCGGGAAAAAGGCATTAACGGCAGTAGATGATACCAGTTTTGAACTGGAACAGGGAGAGTGTCTGGGGATCGTAGGTGAGTCCGGTTCCGGTAAGAGTACGATCGCAAAGATGATTACACATCTGGAGAGTATCACAGAGGGCAGAGTGATTCTGAAAGGAAAAGATATTACTCATGTAAAAGGAAAAGAACTTCGGGAAATCTACCAAGATATGCAGATGGTATTTCAGATGCCGATGGAATCGTTTGATCCTCGTTGTACTCTGGGGGATGGAATTGGAGAAAGCCTGCGGAATATGGGACTAAGCCGTGCAGAGACCCGTAGAAAAGTGGCGGAACTTCTGGAAAAATGTGGATTAGAAAAAGAATACGCAGATCGCTATCCACATCAGGTAAGTGGTGGACAGTGCCAGCGTGCTGCGATAGCCAGGGCATTGGCAGTAAATCCATCCATTTTAATCTGTGATGAAGCAACCAGTGCACTGGATGTGACAGTTCAGAAACAGATCTTGGAGTTACTGATTGAATTAAAACAGAAAGAAAACCTTTCCTTTATTCTCATTTGCCATGATCTGGCTCTGGTTCAGGTATTTTGTGACAGAGTTCTTGTTCTTTATCATGGAAAGACTGTGGAATGCGGAACACCGGATGAGATAATTAATCATCCAAAGATGGATTATACAAGAAAGTTGATTGACTCGGTATTATAA
- a CDS encoding ABC transporter ATP-binding protein, whose amino-acid sequence MNSLKEKNMSDSLLKVDHVTISYNGEPTVQDVSFELKQGEILGIVGESGSGKSTIIKAVMGLLGEEGLVTKGDIWYQGENLTDMSEKKLRRYLGTEIGMVFQDCKAALCPVRKIGVQIHEAVSAHEKLSKKETLIRAGEIMKKIGMDDYERVLDSYPFELSGGMNQRVGICTAMIMHPNLLLADEPTSALDVTVQKQVVEELLLMRKEYHTAMILVTHNIGVVRAMADRILVLQNGIVRDYEETENVLDYSQDPYTQKLMNSVLHLKREHT is encoded by the coding sequence ATGAATTCTTTAAAAGAGAAGAATATGTCAGATTCTTTGCTGAAAGTAGATCATGTTACGATCAGTTATAATGGAGAGCCGACAGTCCAAGATGTCAGTTTTGAATTGAAACAGGGAGAAATTCTCGGTATTGTGGGAGAATCCGGAAGCGGAAAAAGTACGATCATTAAAGCTGTCATGGGACTTCTGGGAGAGGAAGGTCTGGTGACAAAGGGTGATATCTGGTATCAGGGTGAAAATCTCACAGATATGAGTGAGAAGAAACTCCGCAGGTATCTGGGAACAGAAATCGGGATGGTATTTCAGGACTGTAAGGCGGCGCTTTGCCCGGTGCGTAAAATTGGCGTGCAGATACATGAAGCTGTATCTGCACATGAAAAACTATCGAAAAAAGAAACCCTGATACGTGCCGGGGAGATTATGAAGAAAATCGGTATGGATGATTATGAACGTGTGCTGGACAGTTATCCTTTTGAACTTTCGGGAGGAATGAACCAGCGTGTGGGAATCTGCACTGCTATGATCATGCACCCGAATCTTCTCCTTGCAGATGAACCTACCAGTGCACTGGATGTGACAGTACAGAAACAGGTGGTAGAGGAACTTCTGCTGATGCGAAAGGAATATCACACAGCGATGATTCTGGTGACACATAATATCGGTGTGGTAAGAGCAATGGCAGACCGGATACTGGTACTTCAGAACGGAATTGTCAGGGATTATGAAGAAACGGAGAATGTTCTGGATTATTCGCAGGACCCGTATACGCAGAAGTTGATGAATTCTGTGCTTCATTTGAAGCGAGAACATACATGA
- a CDS encoding ABC transporter substrate-binding protein: protein MKRKIFAALLTGTMLIAGLSTTVFADGEKTFVYGTTGYSEEMGDAGLNPHDNYSGWSALRYGVGETLFKYNDNMEVEPWLATDYEFVDDTTVKITLRDGVKFSSGRTMDAEAVKECLEDLITVHDRAPYDLKIDHIEADGLTLTIYTTEPCPAIINYLGDPYGAIIDMDYGIQGEGGSANVAGTGPYIAEKVTPTQIDLVKNEDYWGGEVNVDKITVKSFADGSALTAALQTGDIQGTYGLQYDNYSLFDGNPDYTINSCATSRCFFGQFNMDSEIVQDQNVRKAIEMGIDKEGFCSVIMEGRGIPAKGAFPSSFTYGNDAVETVSYDPEEAKKLLEESGWTDTDGDGYVDKDGQKLTINWLTYPTRLEQPKLAEYAQATLKEIGIDVSVNNTSDHRTYAENGEFDVYVSSLTTAPTGDPEYFFSSTVTGSKNYGNYQNDEVTKLTEQLHQTFDTDERGKLAVELQQKILDDDAYFFVSHLNMGIVTKANVTGMAAHPCDYYEITADLDVQ from the coding sequence ATGAAAAGAAAAATTTTTGCAGCCTTACTGACAGGAACTATGCTGATTGCAGGTTTATCAACTACAGTGTTTGCGGATGGAGAGAAAACATTTGTATACGGGACAACCGGGTACAGTGAAGAAATGGGAGATGCAGGACTGAATCCTCATGATAACTATTCCGGATGGAGCGCACTTCGCTATGGTGTGGGAGAAACTCTTTTCAAATATAACGATAATATGGAAGTGGAGCCATGGCTTGCAACAGATTATGAGTTTGTGGATGATACTACGGTAAAGATCACACTGCGTGACGGAGTGAAATTTTCCAGTGGACGAACTATGGATGCAGAAGCTGTAAAGGAATGTCTGGAAGATCTGATCACAGTTCATGACCGTGCACCATATGACCTGAAAATCGATCATATAGAAGCAGATGGGCTTACACTTACTATTTATACTACAGAGCCATGCCCGGCGATCATTAATTATCTGGGAGATCCATACGGTGCGATCATAGATATGGATTATGGTATTCAGGGAGAAGGCGGATCTGCCAATGTAGCAGGAACCGGTCCTTATATTGCAGAGAAGGTTACACCTACTCAGATTGATCTTGTAAAAAATGAGGATTACTGGGGCGGTGAGGTAAATGTAGATAAAATCACAGTCAAATCCTTTGCAGATGGAAGTGCATTGACTGCTGCCTTGCAGACAGGTGATATTCAGGGAACTTATGGACTTCAGTATGATAACTATTCTCTGTTTGACGGAAATCCGGATTATACGATCAATTCCTGCGCTACAAGCCGCTGTTTCTTCGGACAGTTTAACATGGATTCCGAAATTGTTCAGGATCAGAATGTGCGTAAGGCAATTGAAATGGGAATTGATAAAGAGGGATTTTGCTCTGTGATCATGGAAGGAAGAGGAATCCCGGCAAAGGGAGCATTTCCGAGCAGCTTTACCTATGGAAATGATGCAGTAGAAACAGTATCTTATGACCCGGAAGAAGCGAAGAAACTTCTGGAGGAGTCAGGATGGACAGATACAGACGGTGATGGATATGTGGATAAAGACGGACAGAAGCTGACTATTAACTGGCTTACTTATCCGACACGTCTGGAGCAGCCGAAGCTTGCGGAATATGCACAGGCAACTCTGAAAGAGATTGGAATTGATGTGTCTGTAAATAATACTTCTGATCACAGAACTTATGCAGAAAACGGAGAGTTTGATGTTTATGTAAGCTCTTTAACAACAGCGCCTACCGGTGATCCGGAATATTTTTTCAGCAGTACAGTGACTGGTTCTAAGAATTATGGAAATTATCAGAATGACGAAGTAACGAAACTGACAGAGCAGCTTCATCAGACTTTTGATACAGATGAGAGAGGAAAACTGGCTGTAGAACTTCAGCAGAAGATTCTGGACGATGATGCGTATTTCTTTGTTTCACATCTGAACATGGGAATCGTGACGAAAGCCAATGTAACAGGAATGGCAGCACATCCTTGTGATTATTATGAAATTACTGCGGATCTGGATGTACAGTAA